In Malus sylvestris chromosome 15, drMalSylv7.2, whole genome shotgun sequence, a single genomic region encodes these proteins:
- the LOC126601569 gene encoding probable trehalose-phosphate phosphatase C has protein sequence MTNQNVVVSDAKGVAITVTVAAKQNMFSQSVPKPITEAGRGGGCFTIPMNIKVLNVDTEGGAARVNAWVDSLRASSPPRVKSAATPQSLSETVDNNSWSSRHPSAMSMFEQITNASKGKQIVMFLDYDGTLSPIVEDPDRAFMSNEMRRAVKAAAGYFPTAIVSGRCRDKVYSFVKLGELYYAGSHGMDIKGPSKSSNYKNGNQAVLFQPASEFVPMIDEVYKILLEKTRSISGARVEDNKFCLSVHFRCVDEKSWAALAEQVRLVLNEYPKLRLTQGRKVLEIRPTIKWDKGKALEFLLESLGYANSNEVLPVYIGDDRTDEDAFKVLRDRGQGFGILVSKVPKETNASYTLQEPAEVKDFLRRLVKWKRWSNQQK, from the exons ATGACCAACCAAAATGTGGTTGTTTCTGATGCCAAAGGCGTGGCTATTACAGTCACGGTTGCTGCAAAGCAGAATATGTTTTCACAATCGGTGCCAAAACCGATAACTGAGgcaggaagaggaggaggatgcTTCACCATTCCCATGAACATCAAGGTTTTGAATGTTGACACAGAAGGAGGAGCAGCCCGAGTCAATGCTTGGGTTGACTCCTTGAGAGCTTCTTCTCCGCCTCGTGTCAAATCCGCTGCCACTCCTCAGTCTCTTTCTGAAACCGTGGATAATAACTCTTGGAGT AGTCGCCATCCATCAGCTATGAGCATGTTCGAGCAGATAACAAATGCTTCGAAGGGCAAGCAGATTGTAATGTTTCTTGACTACGATGGCACCCTCTCCCCAATTGTGGAAGACCCAGATCGTGCTTTCATGTCCAATGAG ATGAGACGGGCAGTGAAGGCCGCTGCTGGATACTTTCCTACAGCAATAGTTAGCGGGAGGTGCAGGGACAAG GTTTACAGCTTTGTAAAATTAGGAGAGCTTTATTATGCAGGCAGCCATGGGATGGACATCAAGGGACCATCCAAAAGTAGCAATTATAAGAAT GGTAATCAAGCAGTTCTCTTCCAACCGGCCAGTGAGTTTGTACCAATGATTGATGAG GTGTACAAAATTTTATTGGAGAAAACCAGATCCATCTCAGGAGCTAGGGTGGAAGATAATAAGTTTTGTTTATCTGTACACTTCCGTTGTGTTGATGAGAAG AGTTGGGCAGCTTTAGCAGAGCAAGTTAGACTTGTTCTCAATGAGTATCCCAAGCTCAGGTTGACTCAAGGGAGGAAG GTATTAGAGATCCGCCCAACCATCAAATGGGACAAAGGCAAAGCTCTTGAATTCCTGCTAGAGTCATTAG GATATGCGAACTCAAACGAAGTACTACCAGTCTATATTGGAGATGATCGAACAGACGAGGACGCCTTCAAG GTGCTACGCGATAGAGGACAAGGATTTGGTATTCTGGTTTCTAAAGTTCCAAAAGAAACAAATGCGTCTTACACTTTACAAGAACCAGCAGAG GTTAAGGATTTTTTGCGGCGTTTGGTGAAATGGAAAAGATGGTCAAACCAGCAAAAGTAA